GATATTGCTCTCCTCTCAGTTTTCTACACCTAAGCTACTGGGCACAATATCTAGAAAATGAAGATAGCCTCTTTCAAGAGACGGTTAAAAAACATTCTCAACTGTATGCTTTGAAGCACATCAAGAAGTTCTTTGGGTTTGCACCAGAGGAGAAACAAGTGAAGAAAATCCGCTTACCTGCCAGAGCAGACTGGACAATGATCTCAGGCATTAATATGTTCACTAAATTGGAGCATGACCACTGTCAGTACAGTCTCCTGCACACGTGGGCTGATGAATCAACTGTGGATGGTCATTATATTCCAGTAGATGATGTGGTGTTGGAAGCATAAAAAATTTCAGCCTGGAATATCCTAGTGAATGCAATCCCAACAGGTACATCTGCATTACACCCACTGGTGACCTTTGTTGCTGACCCTACCAAAGTTCATGAAGTCAGAGGGCGGTATCATTAGGTTCACCTCCAACTTTGCCAAGTTGGGAGTGAACATAGAGCACTATGCCCTGCAACGAGACTGTACCTAGCCTTGCTCCAGGCCCCTGCTTAGAAAATGAAAGAGGCCACTTCGGCCAGGAAACTGCTTGCAATGTTAAAAAACAAATTTTTGGAGGGGTCCAAACCCCGACCCTGCCTGAATCTCCAGGAGGGTATCACTTCCACCAGATGTTGATGACATATGCCTGATGAAACCAGGTATACCTCCACCAATGCTTTGCCATGCCCCAACTGAGAACCAGGGCAGAGCAGCTCCTGACTTAGTGAGTCCATGACCTTTTCTCCTCTCGCCCCCAACCTCACCCACCCCACTGTATGTCGATGGCCTTGTAGGGACAGGCAGAGGCTTTGTTCCCACAAGGCTATACCAGAAATGTTGGCACAGGGCCAGGACCTGGCATATCTGGATCCCTAGTGGGGTTTATGATCATTCCAGAAGATTCCTGCCAAGATTACAAGAAAGTTTCCACTAGAACAACTGAAGAATTTGGGCCCCTTAATAACAATTTTGAAACTTTGGCATTGGCATTTGCTATTATACATTTAATTGGACTTTATCTTGAAGGATTGTAAATTTAATGTAAACAAAATACCATtgtgccgaaaattccggcctcgccgggtccatgtgAACTGCGCATGGACCCagtgaggccttgcaaaagccggttttcggggcatgatacgcatgtgccgaaaactgttttttccgatctgtcaagatttctcttgacagatcctccacatccctgggaaaaggacatccgtgcgggaaaaattgggctattttcccagctcatgcccagcgaatgtcattcaaacttttacgcctgataaaagcaggcgtatagcttactttttccagcataagagttttaaaacatataaaaattaaatttaactatacatttttatgttaaaaaccctgtccattaagataagtttattttcaaCCCTGTTAAAACACATTAAGAAAAATTCCCCCAAatcttttttttctaaaacatttaattaattttaatttcaattaattttaaatatgtgaggtgttttttttattatgttgaatttcttgttttgggggttattctcattgatagtaatggcaactcgtaaaaacagagttcccattattatcaatgagaatactaaagagtgattggtggtccaagcccatgTGACTGCAGCATTTTCGTACATACAAGGAAGTCATTTCCCCGTACGCTGCGCATTGAAttaaggcctccgactggaattgaaGGCGCCTCCGTGTTCATCAGGTACTTTGTAATTATATTCCAGTAGATGATGTGGTGTTGGAAGCATAAAAAATTTCAGGTCagaggtgttcgtccgaaggaagcctctgactggaattttCCCCCCAATTATGTTATAATAAACTCGAGAAGGGAAAATCTAACTAAAGTTTAAAGGGATAATTAATTTTTCATTAAAAGAAACTGGTGGAGAACAGTATAGGTGGTCCTACTAATTGCTGTGTTTGATAACATCTCAACAGGGAAGCAAAACATTGgcatttctaagcatctaataTCAGTCTAAGGAGACACTTTGGCTCCAATTCTAACATAACGATTGAAACACAGCATTCTTCGCATCATTGTTTTAgttgcataaccatatacattaaaaaaatattttaatgcaCAACCAGAATGACCTTTAAATTCACttggcaacaacaacaaaaacttgtatttatatagcacctttaatgaactaaaacatcccaaggcacttcacagacatggttcaaacaaaatttgaaatagggctacataaggagatattagaacaaatgagtaaagcttggacaaagaggtaggttttaaggagtatcttaaaggaagagtggcagagaggtttagggaaggaattccagcggTTAGTGCCTACGCCGCTGAAGGCATGGCTgtgaatggtggagcaattaaaatcagggatgcaccaaAGCCCAGAtttgaaggagtgcagagatcttgaaggcatgtagggctggaggaggttacagagatagggaagggcgaggccatggagcgatttgaaaacaaggatgggaattttcatatcaaggcattgctggaccgggagccaatgtaagtcatggatgatgggtgaatgggacttggtgcaagttaggatatgggtggcagagttttggatgagctcaagtttatatagggtggaagatggggggccgcccaggagagtattggaatagtcaagtctagaggaaaaaaaggcatggatgagggttttagcagtagatgagctgaggcagggatggagtcggGCAATGTTCTGAAGGTTGAAATAAGCGTTctaggtgatggagcagatatgaggTTAGAAGCTCATCTCGGTGTCAAGTACAACACCAAggtgcgaatggtctggttcagccttaggcaGTTGTCAGGGAAtggaatggagtcggtggctagggaacggaatctGTTTAATTGGAggtaatttctgctcatccattatTAAATGTCAGACAAGCActctgacaaatcagagacagtggagcagGCAAGAGAGgcagtggtgaggtggagctgggtatcgtcagcgtacatgtggaaatttacGTGTTTACAGATGATGACGcagaggggcagcatgtaaatgggaaataggagggggccaaggatagatccttgggggactccagagttaacagtgtgggagtgggaagaaaagccattgcaggtgattctctggttacaaaTGAATAGATAAAAACGGAAACAGGCGAGGGCAGCCCTACctttgactttgataagggccatttcggtactgtggcaagggtGCAAACCCGATTGGAGAGAttaaaacatggaattgcgggaaagatgagcGTGGATTTGGAAAGTGACGatgtgttcaaggactttggagaggaaagggagcttggagattaggcggtaatttgcaaggacagagggatcaagGGTGATGATCAACAAAAAAAAGGGCCCAATTTATATTGTGGTTAGAAGCTCATTGAAATGCCTCACTTGGCACTGATAATTATATACTTTATATTGTACATAATAAATTCATATCAGAAGTAACTCTTGCCTTTAATAACTTGAGCTTTGTGTTGAAGGTGGCTGATCCAATcactaaagaaacatagaaacatagaaaataggtacaggagtaggccattcggcccttcgagcctgcaccgccattcagtgagttcatggctgaacatgcaacttcagtacctcattcctgttttctcgccataccccttcatccccctagtagtaaggactacatctaactcctttttgaatatatttagtgaattggcctcaacaactttgtgtggtagagaattccacaggttcaccactctctgggtgaagaagtttctcctcatctcggtcctaaatggcttaccccttatccttagactgtgacccctggttctggatttccccgacattgggaacattcttcctgcatctaacctgtctaaacccgtcagaattttaaacgttgctatgagctcccctctcattcttctgaactccagtgaatacaagcccagttgatccagtctttcttgctatgtcagttcgccatccctggagtcagtctggtgaactttcgctgcactccctcaagagtagTGTTTATTTTTCTTGCTGGCTGGAAGATTGGCCTAAAAGGAAAATATATCCATATATAACCATTACTAAAGTGGAAGTGAGCAAGCATCAACTTGGGCGAAGCTAATGGCGGAGTGGCACAAATTTGTTCAGCAAATTGTGGCAATTTGTAATTCACAGGGTAactcttcctcaccacaaattgctggccaattttgcacattaataacggtgTGTGTCATTCtgttattttttcagcaaattctgCATGAATAAATCAAACACCAGAAAGGGACTGCAATTTTGAATAAATAACTACCGGCAGCAGGATCCAGAAATGGGCGACTGTGTTGATGCTCAGGAGTAGCAGAGCCATGGGGCACCGACGATAGCAAGTGGCTGTGCGTTGGAAATTGGGAAGCAGAATCTTGTGGCCGCAAATAGTTTTCAGCCAGTGAGCACCAGATATGTTTTCAATTTTAAAAAAACTTAGAAACGATTTTATAATAAAAAAACATGGGTGGACAAAAGGCAGCCATAGAGAGGAAAAGCAGAATGCTCCAATGGCCACCAAAATGGCACAATCTTTAATCAGTATCAAATTTTATGGAGGGAATGAAATCTTGAAAGTAAATTCTTACTTTCAATTTAAATAAAAACTTAAATGGCTGAAGAAACGCATCAATATTTATCTTATCTACCTTTAGCTGAGTTGGCACAGACATTTGGAATTTGGCAATCAATTTACAGGTAGTTCTTATTTAAGACAAAAACATGACAGCAGAAAGTTAAGTGGTTCAGACAGGAAATCATTAAAGTGATGAAGTCAAAAGATAGAAGAGCCTTCAACCTCACTATTTGAAAACATAGATGAAAGACCAATGTACTAACCTACCAAGTCACCTAGTTATAGGTCTCATGTTTTAGCCAACAATAATTGATCATTATTCCGAACAAGCATCCTAACATTACTCAATAGCAGTAGGTGCAACATTTCCTAACAAATCTGCCTTCCACTGCTTTTATTGCACCTACCTTTAAATATGTCTGCTTATATGAGTTGAAGTGAGAATCAGGAAACAGAACTAGGAGGTGGAGATATTCTATCCTCGCCTGTGATTTACAACTTATCTATTACTTGGACATTGAGACAGTCCTACTTCCCAATTGCACATTCATTGAAATGTCAGTTACATTCAGAGTACAATAAAAATAATATGTGTTGTTTCTTTGGTTTAAATAGAGTGAACAGACATACTTATAGATGCTGATCAGGCAGGGGATTAGTTGGGCAGGAGGGAAATACAATGTCAAATATTAGATGTTTGAAACAGAGTATGAGGGATCACTGCAGTGGCCTTGTGTTGTACcccaaggttttaattttgatttcctaatttttttcattcCTCCACAATTTAGCTTCCCACATCCACAAAGTTGTCCTTAATTAAGAGTGCGGAACAGATCAGATATCCCATACTCCCAATTGCCATGGATAATAGTGaagttaaaaataaaattaaaactaACTACCACACACTAGAAATGTGAACTGCAGATATTTAATACTGTATCTGCTTCTGCACAGTTTAAAACAAAAGTAACAAGAACGATGCTCAGTTGCTCAGAACTAATGCAAATTGGTGGTGGTTACTCTTTGTTATTTCACAAACTTGAAATGAGGACACACTGTAGACTGAGATAATAACATAAAGTGTGATAAATGAAACTTTGTACCAGGAAATGTTCTCATTGTTTACTTTAGAATGTGTTCTGAGTAGGTGGGCATTTGACTCTCTATTTATATATAAGAGACACCACAAAAAAAGAACAGTAAGAATGGGTTAACTTCATGAAAGGCAATTCTGGAAGGACTGTGTTGCTTATTTGGAGGGGGATTTCTGAATAAAAGTTGACTTCAACCATATAATATGAGAAGAACATTTTTAGAGGCCATTACTGTTGCAGAAATATTTTGTAAAGAAGGAAAGATGAAAAATAGTTCAATCTCTTCCTAAATGTTATAATTTTCAGTCCTCACTATCCCAGTACCTAACCTAAAACCGTGGAACAGTCCAATAGATTATTGTAGATGGGGCCTGCTCAATTAAAACACCCTCCCAACAACCCTTGAAAGGGATTATAATTTGTATTATTTTGCTCATAGCATTGTAGTTTGTGCTTCTAAGTATGATGTGAACATTTATTATTTAAAAATGTGTTTAGAATTGAAAGACAAACATAGTCATAATCAGGCTATGTGCTTTGATTTGTGTAATAGTGATAAAGTAAATATAACTCTTCATACATATCTTTGACTAGATTTGCTGAAAAACATGTGTATTTTCTGAACTGTCTACTTATTCAGTATTTGTAACTGGCGGAGTTGGCATGGCCTCAAATAAACCACTTATGTGGCTGAATAAAGGTGGTTGTTTTAACTACACCAACTGACTCCCACACCTAGAGAGAGAGGTTTTCAAGTGGACTTTTTGTAATGTAATTTGTAAGTCTAGGTACACCATGGCATAGGGCATTCTGCAATCCATTTTGAATGTCACTTACTCAAAAAAAAGTGGAGGAGATTGGTCAGGCAGGACCACCCCCTCTGAATCCATGTTGGTTGCTGTTTACTAGATTATTGTACAACTAACCCTCAAGTTTGCTCCTAATAAGCAATTTCATTGTTTTACCTCGTGTACCTGGTAAGGCTAATGGGTCTTTGTCACACTTTTAGAAAATGGGCACCTCTGGATCTGCTCCAGTGTTGTTTTTGTAACTTCTTCATAATGACTGTTAATGTTTTACATAATTCGTCCATAGACGCTCAGTACTCTTGAGATAAATACCATctgtccctggggatttatttgcTTTCAGCCCTTTAAGCCAGTCAAGTAATCTCTTATATATCAAACTTGTTGGCCTAGAGATTCGATTAAATTCGAAAATGAGCGGTGCCACCACGGGCCAAGCTTAACGGCCGCCCTTAAACAGAGCGCAGGCAGCACCGTAttatggtgctgcctgctgatttcaaTGAGGGCAGAAACTTCCGTGCAATctgctctttcaggcagtaagATCAGCAGGAGGCCGAAAGTTGGGTCTAATCTATCTGTGCGATATTATCAGGAAATCGTAAATTCTTGAAGTGAACTGCAATGTTTCCAGTCTTGTTTCTCAGTTGACAGAGAGGATATGCAAGATAAATAAAAGCCTAAAAATACACTAATCTGTCACATTTGAAAGAATGCAACCAATATTACCAGTGCTACTAGAATACAAATAAAAGCAACTTATTATTTTAATACACATATATGGTGAATAAGCTTTGTTATTACAGAGGTTTTTCACTGTAAGTCTTTTCAGGAGTATACCTCTCTAGAAAGTACTCGGATAAGCATTTTGAAAAGGCaatggtgcagcgaaggttcaccagactgattcctgggatggctggactgacatctgaggagagactggatcaactgggcctttatacattggagtttagaaggatgagaggggatctcatagaaacgtataagattctgaccggacgggacaggttagatgcaggaagaatgttcccgatgttgggaagtccagaaccaggggacaccgtcttaagataaggggtaggccatttaggactgagatgagga
This genomic stretch from Pristiophorus japonicus isolate sPriJap1 chromosome 7, sPriJap1.hap1, whole genome shotgun sequence harbors:
- the LOC139267284 gene encoding calcium homeostasis modulator protein 2-like isoform X1; translated protein: MAAKRDVIKVQVAGWILIACVTIVAFLAVCIPRYCSPLSFLHLSYWAQYLENEDSLFQETVKKHSQLYALKHIKKFFGFAPEEKQVKKIRLPARADWTMISGINMFTKLEHDHCQYSLLHTWADESTVDGHYIPVDDVVLEA